In the Ictalurus punctatus breed USDA103 chromosome 7, Coco_2.0, whole genome shotgun sequence genome, one interval contains:
- the si:dkey-85k7.12 gene encoding up-regulator of cell proliferation isoform X2, whose protein sequence is MESSDEAQFKDSRDFFDKELQLNLPEKQSAESHLEEETVTSEVPNPPESIKVKNIGSTSVTLTWNPSASLEKKYQVACSHNDRTVHEEETETNTLSINNLRPFASTQTKLESFLQDVGLKQHFTDKLSLSTVLQIDKGTVTDDPARSLSDLPWLFLKKIMMVNVTARSVKCASSTDEDEDMSLDLYSDLESLVLSQDSSHKVNPLDIITALFLCSDSFLQQEIALKMSMCQFSVPLLLPNCDTQQSMLMLWALRDIVKKFRPHSLSDPRGFVEDRIVLAALPLVSFVRLGDCSISKSQILNKLLSNPQQYHDTFVHHDMDCGDIPRKISDGLVEISWYLPCGSKNIDIFPEPVAFANLRGDIGTFETQYSFLCHISTAVFVFFDNFDTNYQLLTNTHVNAQLYLVGNAQTKAFNLDLLKRTAAVLNLKKTSIILKTKQNDADFVKNLCSAVSAVVKNSSKTVQLEKMNTLHIAYELGILIDEDSKECQTAKENAKAITSKIQDTLKFKEEQLPLQGEIWKKLGKLEKEECRLRKAGDKNIEMYKSELMDQKMKLRKQQSSYEMSEAMTCFISALSSSSLERSYFLKWMRMNLDNLSREKLSGLREKYKEKCNDSSEKKEIALLDRQISNSALGTEHFLREMGQLYEAAVTLPENTQSRHQMLHLPKLCAKLLLNGFPLELVDGDASNMPLRWISDVLKELNSLVQPKNKIMVVTVLGVQSTGKSTLLNTMFGVQFAVSSGRCTRGAFMLLIKVTDSFREKLNCDHLMIIDTEGLKSPELAQLDDSYEHDNELATLVVGLSDITIVNIAMENSTEMKDILQIVVHAFLRMKEVGKKPMCAFVHQNVADVSAHDKNVRDRKLLLEQLNEMTEAAAKMENKEDYKKFTDVMEYDPKTGNWYIPGLWHGNPPMAPVNAGYSEAVYDFKKNMMDILLKKKISTNNIEEFLEWTKSLWNAVKHENFIFSFRNSLVADAYMKLCTEFHKWEWSFRKHMYTWLTSAETRVSNFEMMKSECDKISLPDLLCRLKQEASSELDKWEKTILENLVGYFAQTEGHVYLVEKYREDFLNSAKSLRRETENSVLSKLEAVIEIRTGKNNLDKIKKTNTDKMEKKVLKLLEELRRTGRSETEEELNDVFEKIWQETLVELSFKGLQRQIISDSVFSQLRTNMKQKGSSVSVELNRVTLDQYGIHKFIVTPENFLKRLAHTFYTFEHTVRLQVLADSTIDACMQSINDKKEGKSDYHDTYIQEILHLIDTKLTSAKNLKFSDNFELSLKLHICAISAREFQVMHDCFIKENDPRLCLEQFKDKYRDDFKDLFNNRDQCQRKAEEFTKLCLSPSVETFICNSLGPDIIDTMLQGENAFQFSTRAFFQYSILKQLLNDDDFQKYVSYICSYECFVKRWILKQIIDRFSTGNKLFELEQQHLKGAIMEIKEAIKKAQHETETESIKRFIQNMCRELGKKLVIRNDVLEAVMVLSNAKQEQFAHWLTQSVEEMEESIKTKLKMGNIQDKLRTLKMKPQDELFKRVCGCGKQCPFCKAPCEAGGEAHTHHSASVHRPQGLGLNRYKHSSKLVANICSTDVNSEAGFSCLETKHEYHPYKKYREIFPDWHIPADPSIEASDYWKYVMAKFNNQFAEAYNAKPADIPPVWKKITKQQAENSLKECFSIK, encoded by the exons ATGGAGTCTTCTGATGAAGCG CAATTTAAAGACAGCAGAGATTTCTTTGACAAAGAGCTACAACTAAATCTTCCTGAAAAACAGTCAGCAGAATCACATCTAGAAGAAGAGACAGTCACGTCAGAAG TTCCAAACCCACCTGAAAGCATCAAGGTTAAGAATATTGGTAGTACATCAGTTACTCTGACCTGGAATCCATCTGCTTCCTTAGAGAAGAAGTATCAAGTGGCGTGTTCCCACAATGATAGAACTGTTCATGAAGAAGAAACAGAAACTAACACACTTTCTATCAACAACCTGAGACCATTTGCCAGCACTC AAACCAAACTTGAGAGCTTTCTTCAGGACGTGGGGCTGAAGCAACACTTCACTGATAAACTCTCACTGAGTACTGTACTTCAGATAGACAAGGGCACAGTGACAGATGATCCAGCACGGTCTCTATCAGATTTACCATGGCTTTTCCTCAAGAAAATTATGATGGTGAATGTGACTGCAAGAAGTGTCAAATGTGCTTCATCAactgatgaggatgaagatatGAGTTTGGATCTGTATAGTGATCTGGAGAGTCTTGTCCTCAGCCAGGACTCTAGTCATAAAGTAAATCCTTTAGACATCATAACTGCACTCTTCCTTTGCTCAGACAGTTTTCTTCAACAAGAAATTGCATTGAAAATGTCTATGTGCCAATTCTCTGTGCCTTTACTGCTTCCTAATTGTGACACACAGCAGAGCATGCTCATGCTTTGGGCCTTAAGAGATATTGTGAAGAAGTTTAGACCACACTCCTTGTCTGATCCAAGAGGGTTTGTGGAAGACAGGATCGTTCTAGCTGCCTTACCCTTAGTGTCCTTTGTAAGACTTGGAGACTGTAGCATTTCCAAATCTCAAATCTTGAACAAGCTGCTCAGTAATCCTCAGCAATATCATGATACATTTGTGCACCATGACATGGACTGTGGAGACATcccaagaaaaatatcagatgGTTTGGTGGAGATCAGCTGGTACTTACCTTGTGGAAGCAAAAACATAGACATCTTCCCAGAACCTGTGGCTTTTGCAAACCTGAGAGGTGACATAGGTACATTTGAGACTCAGTACTCATTCCTTTGTCATATTTCTACGGCAGTTTTTGTGTTCTTTGACAATTTTGACACAAACTATCAGCTACTCACCAATACACATGTAAATGCACAATTGTATTTGGTAGGTAATGCACAGACCAAAGCCTTTAACCTGGATTTGTTGAAAAGAACAGCTGCTGTATTGAACTTGAAAAAAACCAGCATCATTCTAAAGACCAAACAAAATGATGCAGATTTTGTCAAGAATTTGTGTTCTGCAGTAAGTGCTGTAGTTAAAAACAGTTCTAAGACTGTACAACTCGAGAAGATGAACACATTGCACATTGCATATGAATTGGGAATTTTGATTGATGAAGACAGCAAGGAGTGTCAAACCgcaaaagaaaatgcaaaagcAATCACTAGCAAGATACAGGACACACTAAAGTTTAAGGAAGAACAGCTCCCACTGCAGGGTGAGATCTGGAAGAAATTAGGAAAATTAGAGAAAGAGGAGTGTAGGCTTCGTAAAGCTGGGGATAAGAACATTGAGATGTATAAAAGTGAACTGATGGACCAGAAGATGAAACTCAGGAAGCAGCAAAGCAGCTATGAAATGTCAGAAGCCATGACCTGCTTCATAAGTGCACTGTCAAGTTCAAGTCTTGAGAGATCCTACTTCCTGAAATGGATGCGAATGAATTTGGACAACCTGTCTCGCGAAAAACTATCTGGCCTTAGAGAAAAGTACAAGGAGAAATGTAACGATTCATCTGAGAAGAAGGAGATTGCATTACTTGACAGACAGATCTCAAACAGTGCTTTAGGAACTGAACACTTTTTGAGGGAAATGGGTCAGCTGTATGAAGCTGCTGTCACCCTTCCAGAAAATACACAATCACGACATCAAATGCTACACTTACCCAAACTGTGCGCTAAGCTCCTTTTAAATGGATTCCCCCTTGAACTAGTTGATGGAGATGCTTCAAATATGCCTTTAAGGTGGATTAGTGATGTACTGAAAGAGCTGAATTCTTTAGTGCAACCCAAGAATAAGATCATGGTAGTCACAGTATTAGGAGTCCAGAGCACAGGAAAGTCTACCCTACTAAACACCATGTTTGGGGTTCAGTTTGCAGTCAGCAGTGGAAGATGCACACGAGGAGCTTTCATGCTgctgatcaaagtcacagacaGCTTCAGAGAAAAACTTAACTGTGATCATTTAATGATCATTGACACTGAGGGACTGAAATCGCCCGAGCTGGCACAGCTTGATGACAGCTACGAACATGACAATGAACTGGCCACACTTGTTGTTGGACTGAGTGACATTACCATCGTAAACATTGCCATGGAGAACTCCACAGAAATGAAGGACATTCTGCAGATTGTGGTGCATGCATTCCTCAGGATGAAGGAAGTGGGCAAAAAACCCATGTGTGCATTTGTGCATCAGAATGTAGCTGATGTCTCAGCACACGACAAAAACGTGAGAGACCGGAAGCTTCTTTTAGAGCAACTAAATGAGATGACCGAGGCAGCAGCCAAGATGGAAAATAAGGAAGACTACAAGAAGTTTACTGATGTAATGGAGTATGATCCAAAGACTGGTAATTGGTATATACCTGGGCTCTGGCACGGTAACCCACCAATGGCACCAGTGAATGCTGGCTACTCTGAGGCTGTCTATGACTTCAAAAAGAACATGATGGACATTCTTCTAAAAAAGAAGATATCTACAAACAACATTGAAGAATTTTTGGAGTGGACAAAAAGCTTATGGAATGCAGTAAAacatgaaaatttcatattCAGCTTTAGGAACAGCTTGGTAGCTGATGCATACATGAAGCTTTGCACTGAATTCCATAAATGGGAATGGTCTTTCAGAAAGCACATGTACACATGGTTAACATCTGCTGAAACCAGAGTGTCTAATTTTGAGATGATGAAATCAGAATGTGACAAGATAAGCTTGCCAGATTTACTGTGCAGACTGAAGCAAGAGGCCTCCTCAGAGCTTGATAAATGGGAAAAGACCATTTTGGAAAACCTCGTCGGATACTTTGCGCAAACAGAGGGTCATGTCTATCTTGTGGAAAAGTACAGAGAAGACTTTTTAAACAGTGCAAAATCTCTCAGGAGGGAAACAGAAAACTCAGTGCTGAGTAAACTAGAGGCAGTTATTGAGATTAGGACAGGAAAGAATAATTTGGACAAAATCAAGAAAACGAATACTgacaaaatggaaaagaaagtgcTGAAACTTCTGGAGGAGCTCCGGAGAACTGGACGTTCAGAAACTGAAGAGGAGCTCAACGATGTCTTTGAAAAAATATGGCAGGAAACACTTGTAGAGCTGTCATTTAAAGGCTTGCAGAGACAAATAATATCAGACAGTGTTTTTAGCCAATTACGaacaaacatgaaacaaaaggGAAGCTCTGTGTCTGTAGAATTAAATAGAGTGACACTGGATCAATATGGCATACATAAGTTCATTGTTACACcagaaaattttttaaaaagacttgcacatactttttacacatttgaacaCACAGTGAGACTGCAAGTGTTGGCAGACAGTACCATTGATGCATGCATGCAGTCTATTAATGacaaaaaagagggaaaatcagaTTATCATGACACCTACATTCAGGAGATCCTACATTTAATTGATACAAAATTGACATCGGCCAAGAATTTAAAGTTTTCTGACAACTTTGAACTCTCTCTTAAACTGCACATTTGTGCTATTTCTGCAAGAGAATTCCAGGTCATGCATGactgttttattaaagagaaCGACCCACGGCTATGCCTTGAGCAATTCAAAGATAAGTACCGTGATGATTTCAAAGATCTGTTCAATAATCGTGATCAGTGTCAGAGGAAAGCTGAAGAATTCACAAAACTCTGCCTGAGCCCATCAGTTGAGACATTCATCTGTAACTCACTGGGACCAGACATTATTGACACAATGCTGCAAGGGGAAAATGCATTTCAATTCAGTACACGTGCATTTTTTCAGTACTCCATTTTAAAGCAACTTCTGAATGACGATGATTTTCAGAAGTATGTGAGCTACATATGTTCATATGAATGCTTTGTTAAACGCTGgatattaaaacaaattataGACAGATTTTCCACAGGGAACAAACTTTTTGAACTGGAACAGCAGCATCTGAAAGGAGCTATTATGGAGATAAAAGAGGCTATCAAAAAAGCACAACATGAGACAGAAACTGAAAGCATAAAGAGATTTATTCAAAACATGTGCAGAGAGCTTGGAAAAAAACTTGTCATTCGAAACGATGTCTTGGAAGCAGTCATGGTTTTGAGTAATGCCAAACAGGAGCAATTTGCCCACTGGCTCACACAGTCTGTGGAAGAAATGGAAGAGTCAATTAAGACTAAGTTGAAGATGGGAAACATTCAGGACAAACTGAGAACACTCAAAATGAAACCACAGGATGAGCTGTTCAAGCGTGTGTGTGGTTGCGGGAAACAGTGTCCATTCTGCAAGGCACCATGTGAGGCAGGAGGAGAAGCTCATACACACCACTCTGCTTCTGTACACAGACCTCAAGGACTTGGTTTAAACAGGTATAAGCACTCAAGTAAATTAGTCGCTAACATTTGTTCCACTGATGTGAACAGTGAAGCAGGGTTCAGCTGCTTAGAGACCAAACATGAGTACCATCCTTACAAGAAATACAGGGAGATCTTTCCGGACTGGCACATCCCTGCGGACCCCAGCATAGAGGCCTCAGACTACTGGAAATATGTGATGGCAAAATTTAATAACCAGTTTGCAGAAGCGTACAATGCCAAGCCTGCAGATATTCCCCCAGTgtggaaaaaaatcacaaagcaACAAGCAGAAAACAGTTTGAAGGAGTGTTTTAGTATCAAGTAA
- the si:dkey-85k7.12 gene encoding interferon-induced very large GTPase 1 isoform X1, with the protein MESSDEAQFKDSRDFFDKELQLNLPEKQSAESHLEEETVTSEDVPAPYDISVPSIGTDSARLECKCLDSISAFDLRCSSSTSSSIQPLSQNCAEVSGLCPVPNPPESIKVKNIGSTSVTLTWNPSASLEKKYQVACSHNDRTVHEEETETNTLSINNLRPFASTQTKLESFLQDVGLKQHFTDKLSLSTVLQIDKGTVTDDPARSLSDLPWLFLKKIMMVNVTARSVKCASSTDEDEDMSLDLYSDLESLVLSQDSSHKVNPLDIITALFLCSDSFLQQEIALKMSMCQFSVPLLLPNCDTQQSMLMLWALRDIVKKFRPHSLSDPRGFVEDRIVLAALPLVSFVRLGDCSISKSQILNKLLSNPQQYHDTFVHHDMDCGDIPRKISDGLVEISWYLPCGSKNIDIFPEPVAFANLRGDIGTFETQYSFLCHISTAVFVFFDNFDTNYQLLTNTHVNAQLYLVGNAQTKAFNLDLLKRTAAVLNLKKTSIILKTKQNDADFVKNLCSAVSAVVKNSSKTVQLEKMNTLHIAYELGILIDEDSKECQTAKENAKAITSKIQDTLKFKEEQLPLQGEIWKKLGKLEKEECRLRKAGDKNIEMYKSELMDQKMKLRKQQSSYEMSEAMTCFISALSSSSLERSYFLKWMRMNLDNLSREKLSGLREKYKEKCNDSSEKKEIALLDRQISNSALGTEHFLREMGQLYEAAVTLPENTQSRHQMLHLPKLCAKLLLNGFPLELVDGDASNMPLRWISDVLKELNSLVQPKNKIMVVTVLGVQSTGKSTLLNTMFGVQFAVSSGRCTRGAFMLLIKVTDSFREKLNCDHLMIIDTEGLKSPELAQLDDSYEHDNELATLVVGLSDITIVNIAMENSTEMKDILQIVVHAFLRMKEVGKKPMCAFVHQNVADVSAHDKNVRDRKLLLEQLNEMTEAAAKMENKEDYKKFTDVMEYDPKTGNWYIPGLWHGNPPMAPVNAGYSEAVYDFKKNMMDILLKKKISTNNIEEFLEWTKSLWNAVKHENFIFSFRNSLVADAYMKLCTEFHKWEWSFRKHMYTWLTSAETRVSNFEMMKSECDKISLPDLLCRLKQEASSELDKWEKTILENLVGYFAQTEGHVYLVEKYREDFLNSAKSLRRETENSVLSKLEAVIEIRTGKNNLDKIKKTNTDKMEKKVLKLLEELRRTGRSETEEELNDVFEKIWQETLVELSFKGLQRQIISDSVFSQLRTNMKQKGSSVSVELNRVTLDQYGIHKFIVTPENFLKRLAHTFYTFEHTVRLQVLADSTIDACMQSINDKKEGKSDYHDTYIQEILHLIDTKLTSAKNLKFSDNFELSLKLHICAISAREFQVMHDCFIKENDPRLCLEQFKDKYRDDFKDLFNNRDQCQRKAEEFTKLCLSPSVETFICNSLGPDIIDTMLQGENAFQFSTRAFFQYSILKQLLNDDDFQKYVSYICSYECFVKRWILKQIIDRFSTGNKLFELEQQHLKGAIMEIKEAIKKAQHETETESIKRFIQNMCRELGKKLVIRNDVLEAVMVLSNAKQEQFAHWLTQSVEEMEESIKTKLKMGNIQDKLRTLKMKPQDELFKRVCGCGKQCPFCKAPCEAGGEAHTHHSASVHRPQGLGLNRYKHSSKLVANICSTDVNSEAGFSCLETKHEYHPYKKYREIFPDWHIPADPSIEASDYWKYVMAKFNNQFAEAYNAKPADIPPVWKKITKQQAENSLKECFSIK; encoded by the exons ATGGAGTCTTCTGATGAAGCG CAATTTAAAGACAGCAGAGATTTCTTTGACAAAGAGCTACAACTAAATCTTCCTGAAAAACAGTCAGCAGAATCACATCTAGAAGAAGAGACAGTCACGTCAGAA GATGTTCCTGCACCATATGACATATCAGTACCGTCCATTGGGACTGATTCTGCTAGGCTTGAGTGTAAATGCCTAGACAGCATATCAGCATTTGATCTGAGGTGCTCCAGCAGCACATCGTCAAGCATCCAGCCCCTTTCACAGAATTGTGCTGAAGTGTCAGGCCTGTGTCCAG TTCCAAACCCACCTGAAAGCATCAAGGTTAAGAATATTGGTAGTACATCAGTTACTCTGACCTGGAATCCATCTGCTTCCTTAGAGAAGAAGTATCAAGTGGCGTGTTCCCACAATGATAGAACTGTTCATGAAGAAGAAACAGAAACTAACACACTTTCTATCAACAACCTGAGACCATTTGCCAGCACTC AAACCAAACTTGAGAGCTTTCTTCAGGACGTGGGGCTGAAGCAACACTTCACTGATAAACTCTCACTGAGTACTGTACTTCAGATAGACAAGGGCACAGTGACAGATGATCCAGCACGGTCTCTATCAGATTTACCATGGCTTTTCCTCAAGAAAATTATGATGGTGAATGTGACTGCAAGAAGTGTCAAATGTGCTTCATCAactgatgaggatgaagatatGAGTTTGGATCTGTATAGTGATCTGGAGAGTCTTGTCCTCAGCCAGGACTCTAGTCATAAAGTAAATCCTTTAGACATCATAACTGCACTCTTCCTTTGCTCAGACAGTTTTCTTCAACAAGAAATTGCATTGAAAATGTCTATGTGCCAATTCTCTGTGCCTTTACTGCTTCCTAATTGTGACACACAGCAGAGCATGCTCATGCTTTGGGCCTTAAGAGATATTGTGAAGAAGTTTAGACCACACTCCTTGTCTGATCCAAGAGGGTTTGTGGAAGACAGGATCGTTCTAGCTGCCTTACCCTTAGTGTCCTTTGTAAGACTTGGAGACTGTAGCATTTCCAAATCTCAAATCTTGAACAAGCTGCTCAGTAATCCTCAGCAATATCATGATACATTTGTGCACCATGACATGGACTGTGGAGACATcccaagaaaaatatcagatgGTTTGGTGGAGATCAGCTGGTACTTACCTTGTGGAAGCAAAAACATAGACATCTTCCCAGAACCTGTGGCTTTTGCAAACCTGAGAGGTGACATAGGTACATTTGAGACTCAGTACTCATTCCTTTGTCATATTTCTACGGCAGTTTTTGTGTTCTTTGACAATTTTGACACAAACTATCAGCTACTCACCAATACACATGTAAATGCACAATTGTATTTGGTAGGTAATGCACAGACCAAAGCCTTTAACCTGGATTTGTTGAAAAGAACAGCTGCTGTATTGAACTTGAAAAAAACCAGCATCATTCTAAAGACCAAACAAAATGATGCAGATTTTGTCAAGAATTTGTGTTCTGCAGTAAGTGCTGTAGTTAAAAACAGTTCTAAGACTGTACAACTCGAGAAGATGAACACATTGCACATTGCATATGAATTGGGAATTTTGATTGATGAAGACAGCAAGGAGTGTCAAACCgcaaaagaaaatgcaaaagcAATCACTAGCAAGATACAGGACACACTAAAGTTTAAGGAAGAACAGCTCCCACTGCAGGGTGAGATCTGGAAGAAATTAGGAAAATTAGAGAAAGAGGAGTGTAGGCTTCGTAAAGCTGGGGATAAGAACATTGAGATGTATAAAAGTGAACTGATGGACCAGAAGATGAAACTCAGGAAGCAGCAAAGCAGCTATGAAATGTCAGAAGCCATGACCTGCTTCATAAGTGCACTGTCAAGTTCAAGTCTTGAGAGATCCTACTTCCTGAAATGGATGCGAATGAATTTGGACAACCTGTCTCGCGAAAAACTATCTGGCCTTAGAGAAAAGTACAAGGAGAAATGTAACGATTCATCTGAGAAGAAGGAGATTGCATTACTTGACAGACAGATCTCAAACAGTGCTTTAGGAACTGAACACTTTTTGAGGGAAATGGGTCAGCTGTATGAAGCTGCTGTCACCCTTCCAGAAAATACACAATCACGACATCAAATGCTACACTTACCCAAACTGTGCGCTAAGCTCCTTTTAAATGGATTCCCCCTTGAACTAGTTGATGGAGATGCTTCAAATATGCCTTTAAGGTGGATTAGTGATGTACTGAAAGAGCTGAATTCTTTAGTGCAACCCAAGAATAAGATCATGGTAGTCACAGTATTAGGAGTCCAGAGCACAGGAAAGTCTACCCTACTAAACACCATGTTTGGGGTTCAGTTTGCAGTCAGCAGTGGAAGATGCACACGAGGAGCTTTCATGCTgctgatcaaagtcacagacaGCTTCAGAGAAAAACTTAACTGTGATCATTTAATGATCATTGACACTGAGGGACTGAAATCGCCCGAGCTGGCACAGCTTGATGACAGCTACGAACATGACAATGAACTGGCCACACTTGTTGTTGGACTGAGTGACATTACCATCGTAAACATTGCCATGGAGAACTCCACAGAAATGAAGGACATTCTGCAGATTGTGGTGCATGCATTCCTCAGGATGAAGGAAGTGGGCAAAAAACCCATGTGTGCATTTGTGCATCAGAATGTAGCTGATGTCTCAGCACACGACAAAAACGTGAGAGACCGGAAGCTTCTTTTAGAGCAACTAAATGAGATGACCGAGGCAGCAGCCAAGATGGAAAATAAGGAAGACTACAAGAAGTTTACTGATGTAATGGAGTATGATCCAAAGACTGGTAATTGGTATATACCTGGGCTCTGGCACGGTAACCCACCAATGGCACCAGTGAATGCTGGCTACTCTGAGGCTGTCTATGACTTCAAAAAGAACATGATGGACATTCTTCTAAAAAAGAAGATATCTACAAACAACATTGAAGAATTTTTGGAGTGGACAAAAAGCTTATGGAATGCAGTAAAacatgaaaatttcatattCAGCTTTAGGAACAGCTTGGTAGCTGATGCATACATGAAGCTTTGCACTGAATTCCATAAATGGGAATGGTCTTTCAGAAAGCACATGTACACATGGTTAACATCTGCTGAAACCAGAGTGTCTAATTTTGAGATGATGAAATCAGAATGTGACAAGATAAGCTTGCCAGATTTACTGTGCAGACTGAAGCAAGAGGCCTCCTCAGAGCTTGATAAATGGGAAAAGACCATTTTGGAAAACCTCGTCGGATACTTTGCGCAAACAGAGGGTCATGTCTATCTTGTGGAAAAGTACAGAGAAGACTTTTTAAACAGTGCAAAATCTCTCAGGAGGGAAACAGAAAACTCAGTGCTGAGTAAACTAGAGGCAGTTATTGAGATTAGGACAGGAAAGAATAATTTGGACAAAATCAAGAAAACGAATACTgacaaaatggaaaagaaagtgcTGAAACTTCTGGAGGAGCTCCGGAGAACTGGACGTTCAGAAACTGAAGAGGAGCTCAACGATGTCTTTGAAAAAATATGGCAGGAAACACTTGTAGAGCTGTCATTTAAAGGCTTGCAGAGACAAATAATATCAGACAGTGTTTTTAGCCAATTACGaacaaacatgaaacaaaaggGAAGCTCTGTGTCTGTAGAATTAAATAGAGTGACACTGGATCAATATGGCATACATAAGTTCATTGTTACACcagaaaattttttaaaaagacttgcacatactttttacacatttgaacaCACAGTGAGACTGCAAGTGTTGGCAGACAGTACCATTGATGCATGCATGCAGTCTATTAATGacaaaaaagagggaaaatcagaTTATCATGACACCTACATTCAGGAGATCCTACATTTAATTGATACAAAATTGACATCGGCCAAGAATTTAAAGTTTTCTGACAACTTTGAACTCTCTCTTAAACTGCACATTTGTGCTATTTCTGCAAGAGAATTCCAGGTCATGCATGactgttttattaaagagaaCGACCCACGGCTATGCCTTGAGCAATTCAAAGATAAGTACCGTGATGATTTCAAAGATCTGTTCAATAATCGTGATCAGTGTCAGAGGAAAGCTGAAGAATTCACAAAACTCTGCCTGAGCCCATCAGTTGAGACATTCATCTGTAACTCACTGGGACCAGACATTATTGACACAATGCTGCAAGGGGAAAATGCATTTCAATTCAGTACACGTGCATTTTTTCAGTACTCCATTTTAAAGCAACTTCTGAATGACGATGATTTTCAGAAGTATGTGAGCTACATATGTTCATATGAATGCTTTGTTAAACGCTGgatattaaaacaaattataGACAGATTTTCCACAGGGAACAAACTTTTTGAACTGGAACAGCAGCATCTGAAAGGAGCTATTATGGAGATAAAAGAGGCTATCAAAAAAGCACAACATGAGACAGAAACTGAAAGCATAAAGAGATTTATTCAAAACATGTGCAGAGAGCTTGGAAAAAAACTTGTCATTCGAAACGATGTCTTGGAAGCAGTCATGGTTTTGAGTAATGCCAAACAGGAGCAATTTGCCCACTGGCTCACACAGTCTGTGGAAGAAATGGAAGAGTCAATTAAGACTAAGTTGAAGATGGGAAACATTCAGGACAAACTGAGAACACTCAAAATGAAACCACAGGATGAGCTGTTCAAGCGTGTGTGTGGTTGCGGGAAACAGTGTCCATTCTGCAAGGCACCATGTGAGGCAGGAGGAGAAGCTCATACACACCACTCTGCTTCTGTACACAGACCTCAAGGACTTGGTTTAAACAGGTATAAGCACTCAAGTAAATTAGTCGCTAACATTTGTTCCACTGATGTGAACAGTGAAGCAGGGTTCAGCTGCTTAGAGACCAAACATGAGTACCATCCTTACAAGAAATACAGGGAGATCTTTCCGGACTGGCACATCCCTGCGGACCCCAGCATAGAGGCCTCAGACTACTGGAAATATGTGATGGCAAAATTTAATAACCAGTTTGCAGAAGCGTACAATGCCAAGCCTGCAGATATTCCCCCAGTgtggaaaaaaatcacaaagcaACAAGCAGAAAACAGTTTGAAGGAGTGTTTTAGTATCAAGTAA